Within Cucumis melo cultivar AY chromosome 4, USDA_Cmelo_AY_1.0, whole genome shotgun sequence, the genomic segment CATCTTCATCACTTTTGTACTATAATGCATCCATCAAAATATCTCTTATTCATTTTTTGCAAAACAAGTTCCAATTACATTGTTTAATTACTTGGATTTGAGATGTGACACAATGTTCATCTTTTCTTCTTAGGTCATCAAAATTAGTAGAGCCGGAAATCTTCTTATGAGAGTGAAAGGACAAAACGGatggattttattttttaattttgaaaaatattaatatgAAGTGCACAGCCTTTTTCACATTAAGATTTGAAAGTTTGTATCTATTTCAcctctaaattttttaaaagtgtGAAGTAGAtccttaaatttttaattatgtgtaaaaaaaattatttaatcttTCGTGTTATATAAgtcgtttaaaaatataaattcatttttatagAGCCTacaattttgatttattttaaagctcaagatttaaattttgtaaatttgaaaattaaaaaattaaggtaaacattttaaaatgtaGAGTTTAAACCTTTATTTTTCTTAGTAATACAAAATTCGCTACTAGAGAACTCGATTTAAACTAATCGCCCAagtttgagttttaaaaatgGATATTTTTAGTCCTTAGGTTTATAACAATAAACTCATTTGGTCCTCAAGTTTTTTAAATGTACCTTTTTAATCCatgagttttaaaaaataggttTACAAGGtcctaaaaatattttatgtttgattatttaaaaataattatatgatatttaaatttttaaaaatagttttacagaggatattaattattttagaaactattcTTCTAACTTAAAACGtcgtataattatttaaaataaaagttatttgaggagtttttaaatctattttttaaaaatttattgacTATATGGGTACATTTTGAAAACTTGATATCAAATAAATCTATTCTTATAAACATATGACTAAAAAAAGCCTATTTTTAAAAGACAGGGACCAAACGTACATATTCAACGAAACGAAACCTAGGAACtaaaaacgtttttttttttcttttttgttttgtgatGTGCTATATTTCCAATTCACATTTCACACTCTCTTTTCCAAATTTTAAGGTGGAGACAAAGCCTTTGAATTTGGGCTTAGTCCAATTATTGGTCAAAATGGGCCAAGGAGATTGGAAGTTATCGAAGCCCAATTGTGGAGTTCCATGAACAATTGAACAAACTGACAGTCTGGCACTTCCAACGTTCGAGAAAATCTTCAAATTTCAAGTGCCTTTGATCTTCCTTTGCCCCCATATTTTCATCAACAATTTCACTCCTTTCAATCCCTTTTCTTCAGATGGAGAATCCTGATCAAGTAAATTCATCACCAACTACAACCAATCCTTCCATGTCCTCCACATCCGGTGAGTCTCTTTCTCTAATTTCTAGTAAAACAATGGAAGAAAACTCATTTTTTTATCGTTCTCTTGATTTTCCTGCCGCTTTCTTTATTCTTAGATTTAAAGTTTAAACCATTTCTGATTTCTACTCTAAgtaatttttttgtatttcttctTGTTAGATGAAAAAGATCAAAATTATCCTTCATACGTCTCCAATTTGAATTGTCCAATCGATCCAAAATTTACTGAGAATTCGTTGTCGGAGATCCCAAACGTCGATCTGGATTCTGTGTTTCAGGCATCATTGCCCTATGATCCATTGACAAATTACCTCTCTCCTCGTCCTAGATTTCTCCGATACAAACCAAGTAAACGGCGGGAGATCTTTTTGAGAACTTTTGGTGAGGATTCTCTGTCGGTTTCTCACACTTCATCTTCTGAAGAAAAAGGAACTAATATTAAAGAGGAGGAGGAACAGCTTGAGGTGGAAAGTGAGGGGAAATCTAATGGAATTGATGATGAAGGTGAAGGAGATGAGGAGGAGGCGAATAGAGGTTGGAAATTGTTGAAGTTTCTGGTGGTAGTTGTGAGTTTGATTTCGTCTACCTTGTATATCAGTTCGATGAACTCGGCTTCACCTTCATTTGAAGTTTCAGGAGCCTTCAGGTCTGGTTCTTTCCCGATTTTGAATCATACAATCGAGTTTTGGTCGAGCCCAGTGGTGGAATCTGTTTATGGGAATGGAAGGAATTTTTGGGATGAAGAAGTTACCGAGTCTGAGTCAATGAGGAATTGTGAAGGTGTTGGACAACTGgttgaaaaaagagaaaaaccaCTAGCTGGGCAATGTATCACTGAGGAGATGGCTGAAGGTGAAACAAGTAGCGTTGAGTTGCTGAACTTTGGAGATACTGGTGATCGGAACAAAATAAAAGAACCTGAAATGTCTAATACAACAACTTCTGTCCCTTGTGAAACatcagaaaaaaatgaaatcacGGAAGCTTCGAATGTCAATGGACTTGATGAGGTCAAGTTGTTATCTAACATTTCAACTGCTGCCGAGAATGAGTACGCTTCTCAAATGAAGGTGGTTGAGAAGGAAAAAGAGGAAGATTTGGAAATGATTGAAAACAACACAGGGCAATCTGAGAGTTTTGTTATTGAGGTGGATAAAATAACTCAAGCTTCAAATGTCAATGGATTTGATGAGGACAAGTTGTTGTCTAACATTTTAACTGTTGCTAAAAATGAGTACACTCCTCAAATGGAGGTAGTTGAAAAGGAAGAAGTGGGAGATTTGGAAATGGTTGAAAGCAACACAGGGAAATCTGAGAGTTTCGTTATTGAGGAGGATAAAGTCACCATTTTGGACGGGATCAAAAACAGATTATCCAGTTTTGTTGAAGATCTGGAGAAACTGAAGTCTAAGCTTGTCGAGCTGATGCACACTGAAACTGAATCTGTGCTTAAGGCAGTACTTGGACTTTCAGTATCATCTGCAGTGCTGACTTGTTTGGTTTCGTCTTTCCAACTTAAGAAGAATTTAGATGATACAAAAGTACCAGCCATTTCTGTGAGTGTAGAACCGTTGCTTCAGGGTCCAGTTGCAAAAGCCGAGAAAGTTACCGTGAGGAAATCATCTTCAATTAAGGCTACTCGTGATGTTAATAGAACAAATAACGAGATTATCAGGAATGTTGATTCTTTCAAAAAGCTCTCATCTTCTATCCATTCAAGAGATGAAGgagaaaatttcaaaaaaatgcaCCATAATGAAGCTTCAACAGTTCAGTTCCTTGGTGAGTTCGTAGTTGGAGAGATCAGCAACTCTCTTAAGAACAAGGGTAAATTGAAGAACTGGATGATGGAGGTAGAAGATAGCAATTTTGCTGGTTCAGTTGAAGAGGAACCAGTGAGCAAGAATAAGACTTCTGGACCTGAGCAAGCTTTGTCAGAGTTCTCTGCCACGACTTCTTCCCCATCCTACGGAAGCTTTACCACTAAAAAGAAGATCGTCAAAAAAGAGGTGAGGATAATTTTAACCCGTAAGATTTGTTTTCCTTGACAATATCAGTATTTTGAAATCGACCGATGGTTCATCTAAGGTTGCTGATTTTCATCTGTAGGTGGGAGGAGATGGTGAAGTAAAATCGATCCCAACCCCAGTGAGAAGATCAAACAGAATTAGAAACCGTATGATGAAATGAGCCATGACATGCGCTTCTGCTTTTTGAacattatttattattggaaCAGCAACCTCCGTTGTTCATATTGTTTGCTTTGTTCCAGTCTAGTATTCCTGAAATTCATTCTAGACAGACTTCATAACTGATAGTCATTTAGATTACTTTCTCTCTTTGAGAGTTTAGTGTCATCATTAATATCCATTCCTCCTTTTGGATCGAATTTCTGAAGTGAATACTTGTTTGTTTCAAATATCTTCTATCAAAGAATATCAATCATTCGTATCATGTATGCCAAATTGTTTAATGCATTTGGGGAAGAAAATAAGCTATGGgattttaatataattgaatGAAATGTAGTAGTTTCTATTAGAAACTCTCATCAATGCTGAGAGAGTAAAAATTGGCTAACATGATTTTCATTTGCATTTCTATTGTACAAGCAAAAGTTAAGTGGAAATAATGGCCAATTTAATGGTGGCGGTGCTCAAAGATCAAAAGCTCTCATCATATATAGGAATGGGAGGAGGTCTACAACCAGCCAAATTACTGCCTCTCCTTACGTGGACAAAAGACAGAGAGCTCTTTGATGCCTTCTTAAAAGTTGGAGCCTTTGGAAGGGTATAGGAAGACTTGTGGGTGTCCAAGCCACCTGCATAGCTCTTACATGTATTCAATCTCCTGCTGTATGGATTTGGCTTCTTTGGAATGTCTTCTATGCTCTTTACACTTGACAGAGATGTAAAAGACCGAGACTTTCCCTGGTAGAACATTGATAGTCCTCTCCTGCACATAGAGTAGTTGGTTAGAAATTTTAGAACAGATTCAGCAGTAGTTTAAAGAGTCATACTTATGATTCTAATGAAAGAACTTCATCAAAAGCTTACTTGATTGGGAGTTGAGCAAAAAGATCTGTGAAATCCTCCAATGGGCCATTAGATTGAGATGAAGAATTTGAAGTGGATGAACACGCATCGTCTGCCAAGTCTGATGAAGATAGCGATTCACTCGAAATCGTTGAATCTTCAAATGAAGATGTTGAAGATGCAACGTTGTACTGGTCACCTCCCTTGGTGATCCTCCAATGATCTTCTAAATCTTCATGGAAGTCTTGGTGTAGTGTAGCTGAACATGGTTGATGAAGCATAAATCTCTGTAACTCACCcataatgaagaagatgaagagaacAGGAACCAAAAAGAAGAATTTGATAAGATTTGGTGCTTTTGATGGCCTGAGCTTTTAATGTATTTATGTAAGATAACCCCTTTGAATTGAATATAAATAACCTTGAGTCTCCGACATTTCTTGTGGAACATTTTTTTATAGGCATCcaattataaaaagaagataaaattCCAAGAGTGGTTGCTTATTTTTCAAAAAGGGAAATTACAGGGAAATTGTAGGTCTCACATGTAGAGGCATGGAGTCTCCAAACAACCAATAGAAAGGGTATGGCCCAAAAGAAATAAATGTCAACCGGTGACCCTGAAAGCACAAAAGCTCCATGCACTGGATGGTGACACAAAGAGGTAAGGTCTGAATTACAAAATTTATATGAatagaaaaaaggaaagattTGAAATAAACAATGTCCTCTGCTTTTGATTGAAAGCCTTATCTTAAGATTCTTCATTATCTTGTGTTATGGTATGAATTGCTTGACCTTTTGTAAAGTTAAGATTTGTGGAATTGAAAAAGTTTAGGGATAAGCTCAAAAAAGGGGGTAGGGATGGAGAGAAGATCTATCCATCCACATAAGAAGAAGGGtcattatctttctttttatttccttGTGGGTATTCCATATCTTATTTGGAAGAGGAAGAATCTTTGGTCAAAAATATTgtctaaaaaataaataaataaataaaaaacacaCATGGTAGATGCAAGGAAACTAGGATGCACATAACATTAATTGGTTAGGTGGGGACAACCTTTTCAATTAGAGAAATTTGAAGCCTTGGCCTTAGTCTTAGGGGACAAATTGCAATTATATGTTTTATGAAAACCATGTGTTACTCTATCCATACATTAGATTATCAAAATCTTCTTCCATCTTccttctttattctttttcaatttcaaatcaCCAAGCCATATTTGGATGGTTGATATTTATATACTTTTTTCTAACACATGAACGAAGATTTGTTCGACTTTTTCAAACAAAGAAACTCACAGGTAAAAGATTAATTTTGAGAAAGGAAagttgaattttattttattattattggatACAATTTGAAAAGGGGATGCTAAAGTTGAAACCGTAATGATGATCATGTTTTATCTCTTCCACCAATCACGTATGGGTGAGATCCATAAGGAAAATGAATTAATTATTGACatattatgatatatatatgtatgtatgtggtGGTTCCCATTCTTAGGGATTTGGTTTATGAATACACACTAAATTAGCAAAGTTTTCCGTCACTCAAATTTCAGTATTTTCAATCCAAAACTAATTGTTTacacaataacaataacaagtTTGTGTTAATTATAGTAAAAtgcttttttttaaaaaaaaattttatttaccTAGGAATTGTTTTCTTatgtttaagttaaattttttaaaatttggatcaataaaattatttttttttataaaataaagaacaatgaaacagagaagaatagagaagagaggaagaatagaagacaattgaatttaattatcaattgtggtgtgtatacaaatgatctctacaacATCTATTTATAGAGTTGTGAGAATAATAgttacaaaaccaaacataaatagggGAGAAGAAAGTTATGAAAATTGATGAGGAGGTTATCAGATGATTTTGTAACCTAAGAAAATATgaacatctaataatatttgactttaatgtagaatattcataacatttttaacattttaagTTTAAAGGTATTTAGGAAGCTTTTCAAGAACTCATGGGTATTTTTGAACAAAACATTAATAGATTCCGTCCAAATCTAATTATGAGAGtacttttaacatttttttattctttgtgTGTATTGACTCAGCTGAAGGTGGTGGATTCGAACCACAAActtcttattttttattgaaCCAAATACCCATTTGGGTTTTATGGACTCTAATAACATATTTGATAATATGAGATTCTATTAAAACTAATTGACAATGAAATAAGTAGCTCATCTATTTTATACAAAGTATGagtctatttaattttttcgATGTGAGATTCTCAACACCATTTAAACATATCGATGACAAATGAGTATCATAGACTTCTAGTTGATGACAATTCATATGAAGATGATTATAACTGTTGAAAGAATGAAGGTTATCTAACCCACGACTAAACTTGTTACATACGATATTACATCATTTTCAGAGACATCACAAACGTGGAAAGATGGTTTGGTAACCTAGTTCAGTACAATACACCACCTAGTCTTAAGGAACAATGTGCTTACGGGAAGATACATTTACTAGTATAAATTCAACCAATTATAACTATGTATTTATCTAATTTAGAGAACAATCATTTAGGCTCTCCCAAAGTATACTGGATTCCCTCCCAATGAAAGAGCTTCCCTAAGTGTGAGGTTCTCTTACCTTCAATGTACTTGGGCTCCTCCTAAATAAAAGACTTCTCTCTACTTGTGAATATTTCTTCACGTTATGAATTTAGGCTCCATCTAACTCATAGAATCTCTTTTCAAGAGGAAGATACATTAGGCTCTCTCCCTAAGACCAACAAAACTTCTTTGAAAAAGCACGATACAACAACGAACGACAttacttcaagatcaacaagaATTCTAGATCAAACTTCAACCACCACAAAACAATACTCATTCAGAACGAATCGATGAGATCTAAAGAATCACTCAAGACTACCAATGGTGAAAAATTCTACAATCTCATAGTTCAACACACTTGTGTTATTTGGCACAAATACAAGACAATATGGCTTGAATATTCTTCAAAACATCCAGCCCGAGTATTCCGATTATTCATCCTAACTATTTTTTCGAACTTTTGATATCGtgtttaatatacttttttcaGCCTGTTTTTTCAATTCAGTAGAAGGTGATTTCacaaaccattttttttttcttttatcagaAACATGCTATATAGATTTTGTGCTTgcaattattaaaaatttgaccCGATGCACCAAAAGATAAAAACTTGGAAGGTTATATAAAATAGCAACATttgataaattaaatctaactaACGACTATTAAACATACCaacattaaattttttaatttgtatttaatatATACTTATGTTTTTATGAGATTTTTAGAAAAAACATATTTCGTGCAATTATGTTTATGTTCGTTTATGCTAACGTGGTTTCATCAAGTGAATTAGAGAATTTTTTGAATGTTGGAAGAATTTTCAATAGGCTCGAAGTTTAAAATTCTTTCCCTGAAGtagagttcttttttttttcttttttttttttgggttagTTTTGTAGAcaaacattttcaaaatattaaacaaaaatacttTTTTTGTTATTCTCACTTCTTATTCTATTGTTATTGgaaatacaaaatataaaatacaatatatattattttatataaaatttgcTAACATGTAAGCTTAAATATTATTGTTGGAAAATTTAAAGtatcattttttcaaaattataaggATATACTTTTGACACATTTAAAAATAGCATAGTTTATTTTTATAGTAGAAAATATAGAGTATTTGATAGTTGAAATTTGCAATACTCTTTGAATATAATAAGTAAATACTCTTTGAAATGTTATTtagtatataaaatatatacttttgaaaatataaaataaatgatacTTTCTAAGTATAAAATATGGTATAATTGATGTGAGACACATTTCAAACACAGAAAAGAAATATGGAAACATGGTTTTtccataaataaaataaagcatTTTGAAATATTGGAATGGgcctttctcttttctctttttgaatAACTTTATCTATCACTTTAATATATCCTTATCTTGCCACCTTGCAATTAAGGAATATCAAAATAATAGAAATAATGATTATAAATATTGCGTATTAAATTTGTAAGTACAatactttttcaaaatttgagaatatagcaaaaaaaaaaaaaaaaaaacattgaagttgatttatgtttttattattctaaatttatgaataaagtatatgtgatataatctAATCAccaatttaaataatttatatttgatatatcaATTGACTAATATTCATAAATCATACGAAACATtattgagataaaaaaaatatatgcaaACATTTGTTCTAGAAATAAAGCAATTTGAAAAGATTAGAATGTACTTTTTTCTTcgttcttttttaattttaaataactttattaTGTCACTTCGAATATAACTTTACCATAACGTTTATATAACTTTATTATGTCACTTTAAACATAATTTACCATGATGCATGACTAGTGAATGAATAGGTAGTCTTACAATTAGCTAATGATATAACATGAAATATACATATGAGTATACATCCTAAATAAAATAAGAGGCTTGAGTACTGTTTGAAAATTAGCATCGAGGTGAAAATGTGTACAGATGAAACCctaaattcaaaaaataattgGGAAAAAGTGCTTGCATGACAGCCAGTAATAACGATCATAAAATTATGAAGGGCTTCATTTGCCCAATCAAAGGAGGCTACATAATGTTATGGTTCTATCATATTTCTTATGATATCTTAGAATCTTTACCGTTAGTGGCAGAATTCTTCGACTCATTCTTTGGCTGGGGATGGTCTTATTATAGCCTCCATTTTACCTTTCTTTGAAGCTTTTTAGATATTTAATGCTTGTTTTTTTCGCTCCTTTGTTGTAATCTGTTTGtctaaaagaaaacaataatattaaAGTTCTCTCAAGAGTAAATTAATCTGCTCAAGTTTTATTGATGAGTAACTTGGGCTATAAATAGCCAATGAGATTACATAAAACTCATGGGCTTTACAAGTTGTTGCAAGTGCTATTCAGCAGAAAATAACAAACTAACAAATGGTAACAGAATCATTACTAAACTTAATACTCCCCCTCAAGATGGCTTTACTATATCAATAATACTCATCTTGGAAAGTAAAGTTTTAAAGGAAGGTATAGGCAATGCTTTGGTGAATATCTCAGCAATTTGGTGTTGTGTTCGAATGGGCAACAACTTTATTGCTCCTTTTATAATTTGATCTTGTATGTAGTGGCAGTCCAGCTCAATGTGCATTGTAAGTTCGTGGAAGACAAGATTGGAGGCTATGTGTACAATTGCAGTGCTATCACAAAAGATTAATGAGGGAGATTTTGTAGAGATATGTAAATCTTTTAGTAGTTGAACTATCCAGGTAAGTTCACCTGTTGTGGCAGCTAATGCTCGATATTCAGCTTCAACAGACGAGTGTGATACGGTGGTTTACTTCTTTGATTTCCAAGAGATTAAAGAATCTCCTAGGAAGATACAAAAGCCAGTGGTGGACTTTCTTGTGTCATGGTATGACGCCCAATCTGCATCGCTAAAGGTTTGTAGTTGGAAAGATCTTGATGGCTTAATGAGGAAGCCTTGTCCGGGGGTACCTTTTAGGTAGCATAGCAGATGATTTGCTGCAGCCATGTGTGACAATCAACTCTTTGCTGTCATTAGCTTTCAGTTTTATATTTGGATCCATCGGTAAGGATGTTGGTTTAGATGCTAGGAGTCCCGTGTCTTCTAAAAGTTGTAAGGTATAGTTTCTTTAGGATATGACAATCCCTTTTGAGGATCGGGCTAGCTCAAAAACAAGAAAGTACTTTAATGTGCCAAGATCCTTTGGTTTGAAAGAGAATGTAAATGTGCCTTTAATGTGGTTATAATTTCTGTAAAAGCTCCAGTGATTATGATGTCATCGACATATACTAGTAAGCCAACAAAGGTGGATTCCCTTCCTCTTGTGAATAAGGAGTAGTCTGACTTGGATTGTGAGAACCCAAGTGATATTAAAGCTTGGGAGAATTTATCAAACAACTGTCTAGAAGCTTGTTTAAGTCCATATATGGACTTGTGTAGTTTACAAACGAGTTGCTCCCCCTTTTTGGAAACCATGTCATGTTTGTATCCAAGAGGAAGGTCTATGTAGACATTTTCAAATAGGTCTCAATGTAGGAAGGCATTTTTTATATCCAGTTGGACGAGAGGCCAGTTCATGGAGACTGCGAGGTTGAGCAAAACTTTAACAGTTACTAGTTTTGCTACAGGAGAAAAGTTTCAATGTAGTATAAGCCTTcttgataggtgtatccttttGCTACCAACCGAGCTTTGTATCTTTCTATTGACCCATCAGCTCTGTGTTTGATCTTGTagacccatttgcatcctattGAGTGGCAGCCATTTGGTAAAGGGATAATAGTCCATGTTTTATTTGTTTCCATAGCTGAAAGTTCAG encodes:
- the LOC103489978 gene encoding uncharacterized protein LOC103489978, whose translation is MENPDQVNSSPTTTNPSMSSTSDEKDQNYPSYVSNLNCPIDPKFTENSLSEIPNVDLDSVFQASLPYDPLTNYLSPRPRFLRYKPSKRREIFLRTFGEDSLSVSHTSSSEEKGTNIKEEEEQLEVESEGKSNGIDDEGEGDEEEANRGWKLLKFLVVVVSLISSTLYISSMNSASPSFEVSGAFRSGSFPILNHTIEFWSSPVVESVYGNGRNFWDEEVTESESMRNCEGVGQLVEKREKPLAGQCITEEMAEGETSSVELLNFGDTGDRNKIKEPEMSNTTTSVPCETSEKNEITEASNVNGLDEVKLLSNISTAAENEYASQMKVVEKEKEEDLEMIENNTGQSESFVIEVDKITQASNVNGFDEDKLLSNILTVAKNEYTPQMEVVEKEEVGDLEMVESNTGKSESFVIEEDKVTILDGIKNRLSSFVEDLEKLKSKLVELMHTETESVLKAVLGLSVSSAVLTCLVSSFQLKKNLDDTKVPAISVSVEPLLQGPVAKAEKVTVRKSSSIKATRDVNRTNNEIIRNVDSFKKLSSSIHSRDEGENFKKMHHNEASTVQFLGEFVVGEISNSLKNKGKLKNWMMEVEDSNFAGSVEEEPVSKNKTSGPEQALSEFSATTSSPSYGSFTTKKKIVKKEVGGDGEVKSIPTPVRRSNRIRNRMMK
- the LOC103489976 gene encoding protein OXIDATIVE STRESS 3-like → MGELQRFMLHQPCSATLHQDFHEDLEDHWRITKGGDQYNVASSTSSFEDSTISSESLSSSDLADDACSSTSNSSSQSNGPLEDFTDLFAQLPIKRGLSMFYQGKSRSFTSLSSVKSIEDIPKKPNPYSRRLNTCKSYAGGLDTHKSSYTLPKAPTFKKASKSSLSFVHVRRGSNLAGCRPPPIPIYDESF